A stretch of Phragmites australis chromosome 12, lpPhrAust1.1, whole genome shotgun sequence DNA encodes these proteins:
- the LOC133886484 gene encoding uncharacterized protein LOC133886484 has translation MECTVKSWLFGTITSELLEIIMTSSLIALLIWLGLEQKLIGNKETHALLLDAEFQMFVQGDLSISDYYRKLKNMADALGDLGEMIHDRTLVLNVLWGLNDKYSYMAALLKHQRSFPSFIDVRANLLHEELTMEPKMTSSMMLVAIMPFASCAPVGSVTSATQDDSSPASIGATGSSSSNGNSRNRHRQCRNNFRGASGQSDANGSNTNAPGWPPMYNPWTDIFMVWPGLVDNRRNPSG, from the coding sequence ATGGAATGTACTGTCAAGTCTTGGCTCTTCGGCACCATCACTTCGGAGCTCCTCGAGATAATCATGACGTCGTCCCTGATCGCCCTCCTTATTTGGTTGGGCTTGGAGCAGAAACTCATCGGTAACAAGGAGACTCACGCCCTTCTCCTCGACGCCGAATTTCAGATGTTTGTTCAAGGTGATTTATCAATTTCGGATTATTATCGCAAGCTTAAGAATATGGCAGATGCACTCGGTGACTTGGGCGAGATGATTCACGATCGCACACTTGTCTTGAATGTCCTTTGGGGCCTCAACGACAAATACTCCTACATGGCTGCCCTCCTCAAGCATCAACGATCCTTTCCATCCTTCATCGACGTGCGAGCTAATCTTCTTCATGAAGAGCTCACCATGGAGCCCAAGATGACCTCCTCGATGATGCTTGTTGCCATCATGCCGTTTGCCTCTTGTGCACCTGTCGGCAGCGTTACTAGTGCTACCCAAGATGACAGCTCTCCTGCCTCGATTGGCGCCACCGGGTCTTCCTCCAGCAACGGTAACAGCCGCAATCGACATCGCCAATGCCGCAACAACTTCAGGGGTGCCTCCGGCCAGTCCGACGCCAATGGGAGCAACACCAACGCGCCCGGTTGGCCGCCAATGTATAATCCATGGACCGACATCTTCATGGTGTGGCCTGGTTTGGTGGATAATAGACGCAACCCCAGTGGATAA
- the LOC133887404 gene encoding uncharacterized protein LOC133887404, which translates to MATPPYGGCADNSQDYSPAATVVCFDPPLPLLRAPVPSPAPGEGPVLAFRDAASWQAAWEAAEASLVSQCEAGARSGCSITASRKCKPAWWKGLFGAAPTDYQERERCEEREMAACLDAAKEACVKFAKEKCIAPFRDARIASEGLLENTDFIVFGARGNKTSSTSLCALNNRFSFNPGPGATNYEGSDLLDSLASNDNNKPG; encoded by the exons ATGGCCACTCCGCCCTACGGCGGGTGCGCGGACAACTCGCAGGACTACTCCCCTGCGGCCACCGTCGTCTGCTTCGACCCTCCGCTCCCTCTCCTCCGCGCGCCCGTCCCTTCCCCCGCCCCCGGCGAGGGCCCCGTCCTCGCTTTCCGCGACGCCGCGAGCTGGCAAGCCGCCtgggaggctgccgaggccagCCTCGTCTCCCAGTGCGAG GCTGGTGCACGATCTGGGTGTTCAATCACTGCATCACGCAAATGCAAGCCCGCGTGGTGGAAAGGTTTGTTTGGAGCTGCACCGACTGATtatcaagaaagagagagatgtgAGGAAAGAGAAATGGCCGCTTGCCTAGATGCAGCAAAGGAGGCTTGCGTCAAGTTTGCAAAGGAAAAGTGCATTGCACCATTCCGAGATGCAAGGATCGCTTCTGAGGGTCTCCTTGAAAACACAGATTTCATTGTCTTTGGTGCTAGGGGTAACAaaacatcatcaacatcactGTGTGCTCTGAACAACCGATTCTCATTCAATCCTGGTCCCGGTGCCACAAACTACGAAGGAAGTGACTTGCTAGACAGCTTAGCATCTAATGACAATAATAAACCTGGGTGA
- the LOC133887510 gene encoding DNA repair protein RAD51 homolog A — MATSAAAAQQQKAAAAAEQEEVEHGPFPIEQLQASGIAALDVKKLKDSGLHTVESVAYTPRKDLLQIKGISEAKVDKIIEAASKIVPLGFTSASQLHAQRLEIIQVTTGSRELDKILEGGIETGSITEIYGEFRSGKTQLCHTLCVTCQLPLDQGGGEGKALYIDAEGTFRPQRLLQIADRFGLNGADVLENVAYARAYNTDHQSRLLLEAASMMIETRFALMIVDSATALYRTDFSGRGELSARQMHMAKFLRSLQKLADEFGVAVVITNQVVAQVDGSAMFAGPQIKPIGGNIMAHASTTRLALRKGRGEERICKVISSPCLAEAEARFQLASEGVADVKD, encoded by the exons ATGGCgacatcggcggcggcggcgcagcagcagaaggcggcggcggcggcggagcaggaggaggtggagcacgGGCCCTTCCCCATCGAGCAGCTCCAG GCATCTGGAATAGCTGCACTTGACGTGAAAAAGCTCAAAGATTCTGGTCTCCACACTGTAGAGTCTGTGGCTTACACTCCAAGGAAAGATCTTCTGCAAATCAAAGGGATTAGTGAAGCCAAAGTTGACAAGATAATTGAAGCAG CATCGAAGATAGTTCCATTGGGATTTACAAGTGCCAGCCAACTTCATGCGCAGCGGCTGGAGATTATTCAAGTTACAACTGGATCAAGAGAGCTTGATAAGATCTTGGAGG GCGGAATAGAAACAGGATCCATCACAGAGATATATGGTGAGTTCCGTTCTGGAAAGACTCAGTTGTGCCACACTCTTTGTGTTACATGTCAG CTTCCATtggaccaaggtggtggtgaaggaaAGGCTCTATACATTGATGCGGAGGGTACGTTCAGACCACAAAGGCTCCTCCAGATAGCTGACAG GTTTGGATTGAATGGTGCTGATGTGTTAGAGAATGTGGCTTATGCCAGAGCTTATAATACAGATCATCAATCGAGACTGCTGCTGGAGGCAGCTTCCATGATGATAGAGACCAG GTTTGCTCTCATGATTGTAGACAGTGCCACAGCTCTGTACAGAACTGATttctcaggaagaggggagctaTCGGCGAGGCAAATGCATATGGCTAAGTTCCTGAGGAGCCTTCAGAAGTTAGCAGACGAG TTTGGAGTAGCTGTGGTTATCACCAATCAAGTAGTAGCACAAGTGGATGGATCTGCAATGTTTGCCGGACCACAGATCAAGCCCATTGGTGGAAACATCATGGCTCATGCTTCCACGACAAG GCTCGCTCTTCGCAAGGGACGAGGGGAGGAGCGAATCTGTAAAGTAATAAGCTCCCCCTGCCTGGCTGAAGCAGAAGCAAGGTTTCAGCTAGCATCTGAAGGCGTTGCAGACGTCAAGGATTGA